The Oxalobacteraceae bacterium OTU3CINTB1 genome includes a window with the following:
- a CDS encoding branched-chain amino acid ABC transporter permease, with protein MDTFIQQIINGLVLGSMYALVALGYTMVYGVLNLINFAHGDVLMVGAMTGLTILKYLNEYAPDLPGYVKLAIAIGGAIPVCIIVNVIIERVAYRRLRNAPRLAPLITAIGVSILLQTFAMMIWTRNPLPFPQLLSSEPVVIGGALISQTQILLLVLAALSMTGLVLLVEKTKMGRAMRATAENPRVAGLMGVDSNKVIVATFALGAALAAVAGVMWGANYASIQFAMGFVPGLKAFSAAVLGGIGNIYGAMIGGIVLGIIESLGAGYIGDLTGGFLGSHYQDIFAFVVLILVLTVRPSGIMGERVADRA; from the coding sequence ATGGATACTTTTATCCAACAAATCATAAATGGACTGGTGCTGGGCAGCATGTACGCACTGGTCGCACTTGGGTACACCATGGTGTACGGCGTACTCAACCTGATTAACTTCGCCCACGGCGACGTGCTGATGGTCGGCGCCATGACCGGCCTGACCATCCTGAAATACCTCAACGAGTACGCGCCGGACCTGCCCGGCTATGTCAAGCTGGCCATCGCCATCGGCGGCGCCATTCCGGTTTGTATCATCGTCAACGTCATCATCGAACGGGTCGCCTATCGCCGCCTGCGCAACGCGCCGCGTCTGGCGCCCCTGATCACGGCGATCGGCGTGTCGATCCTGCTGCAAACCTTTGCCATGATGATCTGGACCCGCAACCCGCTGCCGTTCCCGCAGTTGCTGTCGTCCGAGCCGGTGGTGATCGGCGGCGCGCTGATTTCGCAGACGCAGATCCTGCTGCTGGTGCTGGCCGCCCTGTCGATGACCGGCCTGGTGCTGTTGGTGGAAAAAACCAAGATGGGCCGCGCCATGCGCGCCACGGCGGAAAATCCACGGGTCGCCGGCCTGATGGGCGTCGACTCGAACAAGGTCATCGTCGCCACGTTCGCGCTCGGCGCGGCGCTGGCCGCCGTCGCCGGCGTGATGTGGGGCGCCAACTACGCCTCGATCCAGTTCGCGATGGGCTTCGTGCCGGGCCTGAAGGCTTTCTCGGCGGCGGTGCTGGGCGGCATCGGCAACATCTACGGCGCGATGATCGGCGGTATCGTGCTCGGTATTATCGAGAGCCTGGGCGCCGGCTACATCGGCGACCTGACCGGCGGCTTCCTCGGTAGCCACTACCAGGACATTTTCGCCTTCGTCGTGCTGATCCTTGTGCTGACGGTGCGTCCGTCCGGCATCATGGGCGAGCGCGTCGCCGACCGCGCGTAA